DNA sequence from the Janibacter sp. CX7 genome:
CTGGGCGCGCGCCCGCCTCCGCCGGTCATGCTGTGCGACGACGACGGGGGCCAGCAGCGCCAGCCCGAGGCACTGCCCGGCCCGGCGGGCGGCGAGGTCTGCCGCCAGCAGGCCACCCATGGAGTTGCCCACGACGGCGAAGGGGGTCTCCCCCACGGTCTCGCCGACCCACGCGTCGAGCCAGTCGGCGAGGTCGGTGAGACCGCCGCGCCCCTCGAGCGCCGGGCTGCGGCCGAAGCCGGGCAGGTCGACGTAGATCCGTTCCCACCTCCCCGGGGCGGCGAAGACCTCGTCGAGCTCGAGGAGCAGGCGGTGGTCGACGCCGTTGCCGTGGACCATGACGAGAGGGACGCCCGTCCCCCGGCGCACGACGTGCGGGCGGGGACGGACGTCCCTCTCGGACGTCACGGGGATCAGCGGACCGCGGCCTGCAGGGCCTCGACCTTCGTCGTCTGCTCCCACGGGAAGGGGTTGTCGTAGCCGGCGGCCTCGGTGCGACCGAAGTGGCCGTAGGCGGCGGTCGGCGCGTAGATCGGGCGGAGCAGGTCGAGCTCCTCCACGATGGCCAGCGGCCGCAGGTCGAAGACCGCGTTGACGGCCGCCTGGATCTTGTCGACCGGGACCTTCTCGGTGCCGAAGGTCTCGATGTAGAGGCCGACCGGCTGGGCGGCGCCGATCGCGTAGGCGACCTGGACCTCGCAGCGACCGGCGAGGCCGGCGGCGACGACGTTCTTGGCGACCCAGCGCATGGCATAGGCGGCGGAGCGGTCGACCTTCGACGGGTCCTTGCCCGAGAAGGCGCCGCCACCGTGACGGGCCATGCCGCCGTAGGTGTCGACGATGATCTTGCGACCGGTGAGGCCGGCGTCGCCCATGGGGCCGCCGATGACGAACTTGCCGGTCGGGTTGATCAGGGTGCGGTAGTCGGAGGTGTCGAGCTCGACGCCGGACTCCTTGAGCGCGGCCATGACCGGCTCGAAGACGTGCGCCTTGATGTCGGCCGGCAGCTGGCGCTCGTGGTCGATCTCGGCGGAGTGCTGCGTCGAGAGCACGACGGTGTCGAGGCGCACGGCGCGGTCACCGTCGTAGTCGATGGTCACCTGGGTCTTGCCGTCGGGGCGCAGGTAGTCGAGCTCGCCCGACTTGCGCACCTCGGTGAGGCGCTGCGAGAGCCGGTGGGCGAGGAAGATCGGCAGCGGCATGAGCTCGGGCGTGTCCTCGCAGGCGTAGCCGAACATCAGGCCCTGGTCGCCGGCGCCCTGCTTGTCCTTGGGGTCGACGCCACCGGTGCGGTTCTCGTAGGCCGTGTCGACGCCCTGGGCGATGTCGGGGCTCTGCGCGCCGATCGAGATCGAGACACCGCAGGAGCGACCGTCGAAGCCCTTGTCCGACGAGTCGTAGCCGACGCCCTCGGCGATGACCTTGCGCACCAGCTGCGGGATCTCGACATAGGCCTCGGTGGAGACCTCACCGGCGATGTGGACCAGGCCCGTGGTGACCATCGTCTCGACGGCGACGCGGCTGCGCGGGTCGGCCTCGAGCATCGCGTCGAGGATCGAGTCGGAGATCTGGTCGCAGATCTTGTCGGGGTGACCCTCGGTCACCGACTCCGAGGTGAAGAGACGTCCGGACACGCAGCACTCCCATGGTCGTGGACGGACGATCGTGGTGACCGCCCGGTACGGGCCCGGCCAGTCTAAGCACCCGGGCTCAGTCGGCGACGGTGGATCCCACGACGACGTCCCAGATCCCGTGCGAGACGACCGACTTGCTCGCCGGGCCGATGTCGACGGCGCCAGCGCTGCCCCGGGTGAGCACGTGCACCGTCGTCTCGTCGGCGCCGAAGGTCTTGTCGACGCCGACCTCGTTGACGACGAGCAGGTCGCAGCCCTTGCGCGCGAGCTTGGCGCGGCCGAGCTCGAGGACGGAGCCGGTCGCATCGCCGGTCTCGGCGGCGAAGCCGACGATGATCGGCGAGCTGGCCTCGCCGCGGGCCGCGACGAGCCCGGCGAGGATGTCGGGGTTGCGCACGAGCCGGATCGTCGGTGCCGCGTCGGGGTCGGCCGGGTCGTGCGTCTTCTTGATCTTGCTCTCGGCGTACTCCGCCGGGCGGAAGTCGGCGACCGCAGCCACCATGACGACGACGTCGTGCTCCGTGGCGCGGGCCGTCATCTCGGTCTCGAGCTCGAGCGCGGTCTGCACCGGCACGACGGTGATGCCGTCCGGCACCGGCAGGTCGAGGTTGGCCGCGACGAGGGTGACCCGGGCACCCCGGGCCGCGGCGGTCTCGGCGAGGGCCAGGCCCTGCTTGCCGGAGCTGCGGTTGCCCAGGTAGCGCACCGGGTCGAGCGGCTCGCGGGTGCCGCCGGTGCTGATGAGCACCCGGCGTCCCTCGAGGTCGCGGGTCGGCGACGAAGCGCTCGCCTCGACTGCGGCCATCGCGGCGGCGTGGATCACCTCGGGCTCCGGGAGGCGCCCGGGGCCGGTGTCGGCGCCGGTCAGCCGGCCGGAGTCGGGCTCGACGACGGTGACCCCGCGCTCGCGCAGGGTGGCGACATTGGCCCGCGTCGCCGCGTGCTCCCACATCTCGGTGTGCATGGCCGGGGCCATGACGACCGGGCAGCGGGCGGTGAGCAGGACATTGGTCAGCAGGTCACCGGCGAGGCCGTGCGCGGCCTTGGCGAGCAGGTCGGCCGTCGCGGGCGCGACGACGACGAGGTCGGCGGTCTGGCCCAGACGCACGTGCGGCACGTCGGTGATGTTGCTCCAGACGTCGGTCTGGACGGGGCGACCCGAGAGGGCCTCCCACGTCGGGGCCCCGACGAAGCGCAGCGCGGCCTCGGTCGGGACGACCGTCACCTCGTGCCCGCCCTCGGTGAGCAGGCGCAGCAGCAGGGCAGCCTTGTAGGCGGCGATGCCGCCCGCGACACCGAGGACGATGCGCACGAAGGGGGACCCGTCAGGCCTCGTCGACCGGCGCCTCGGCGACCGGTGCGGCGGGCGCGGCGCCCTCCTCGGGGGTGGCCTCCTTGGTCAGCAGACCTTCGTTGATCTCGCGCAGCGCGATCGACAGCGGCTTGTCGTGGACCTGCGCGTCGACGAGGGGGCCGATGTACTCGAGCAGGCCCTCCTGCAGCTGGGAGTAGTAGGCGTTGATCTGACGGGCGCGCTTGGCGCCGTAGATGACGAGGGCGTACTTGGAGTCCGCCTTGGTCAGGAGGTCGTCGATCGGCGGGTTGGTGATGCCGATGGGGTTGGCCTGGGTGCCGGACACGTCGAGGTGGTCCTTGTCGTCGGGGTCAGGTGGTCGATCTCATCAATGATACGAGTTCCTCCGCCGCACGACGAATGTCGTCGTTGACGATGACGTGGTCGAACTCGCCCTGGGCCGCCAGCTCGACCTTCGCGGTCTCCAGCCGGACGGCTCGCTCCTCGGCCGTCTCGGTCCCCCGACCCTCGAGCCGACCGACGAGCTCCTCCCACGACGGGGGCGCGAGGAAGACGAAACGCGCGTCGGGCATCGAGGCCCGCACCTGACGTGCCCCCTGCAGGTCGATCTCGAGCAGCGGCAGCCGGCCGGCCTCGAGCGCGTCGTCGACGGGCCCGCGCGGCGTGCCGTAGGAGGCCCGACCGTGGACGACGGCCCACTCGAGCATCTCGCCGCGCGTGACCATGTCGGCGAAGTCGTCGCCGCTGATGAAGCAGTAGTGCACGCCGTCGACCTCGCCCGGCCGCGGCGGTCGGGTCGTCGCGGAGACCGAGAGCCACACCTCGGGGTGGTGCTCGCGGATCCACGCGGCGACGGTCCCCTTGCCGACGGCGGTCGGGCCGGCGAGGACGGTGAGGCGGGGGCTGCTCATGTGAACCTCTCCAGGAGTGCGGCGCGCTGGCGGGGACCGAGCCCGCGCAGTCGGCGCGAGTCGGCGATGTCGAGCTCGTCCATCACCCGACGGGCGCGGGCCGGGCCCACGCCGGGCAGGGACTCGAGCACGGTGGCGACCCGGGTGCGGCTCAGGACCGGGTCGTCGTCGGCCGCGGCGAGGGCCTCGGCCAGGGTGGTGCGCCCGTGCTTGAGCCGGTCACGCAGCAGCGAGCGCTGCCGCCGGGCCTCGGCGGCCTGCTCGAGCGCCCGGGCACGCTGCTGCGCACTGAGGCTCGGGACGGACACTGCTCCTCCAGGGCGACCGGGGACGGGGTGCCGTCACCTTCTCACGCCGCGGTGATGCGGGCCACCTCGGTCGCGACCTCACGGGCCCGGGAGCGAAGGGAGGAGACGTCCGGTCCCGCACGCAGCACGTCGCGGCTGCTGCTGGCGAGGACCTGCGGGAGCGCGCCGGCGAAGACGTCGCGCACGTCCTGCGCGGTGCCACCCTGCGCCCCCAGGCCGGGAGCGAGGATCGGCCCGGCCATGGCCGGCAGGTCGACGCCCAGGTCGCGCACGGCCGAACCGACCGTCGCACCGACGACGAGCCCGATGCTGCCGAGCTCGCCGGCCTCGCGGGCGGCGGCGTTGTCGGCGGCGGCCTCGTCGGCGACCGCGCCGGCGACCGAGCGCCCGTCGGCCAGCCGCGCGTGCTGGACGCTCGCCCCCTCGGGGTTGGAGGTCAGCGCGAGG
Encoded proteins:
- a CDS encoding alpha/beta fold hydrolase, with product MTSERDVRPRPHVVRRGTGVPLVMVHGNGVDHRLLLELDEVFAAPGRWERIYVDLPGFGRSPALEGRGGLTDLADWLDAWVGETVGETPFAVVGNSMGGLLAADLAARRAGQCLGLALLAPVVVAQHDRRRRARAQVREDPQLLASLDPADAVEYAAVAIDQTRQGWEAFRRAVLPGLRAGDPEAGRRLAAAYALPMPSPGDLDLPVLVVTGRQDAIVGVDDQWDWARGLPRGSTASLDRAGHNVHLDRPEVVAALLADWARQVHPAG
- the metK gene encoding methionine adenosyltransferase, whose translation is MSGRLFTSESVTEGHPDKICDQISDSILDAMLEADPRSRVAVETMVTTGLVHIAGEVSTEAYVEIPQLVRKVIAEGVGYDSSDKGFDGRSCGVSISIGAQSPDIAQGVDTAYENRTGGVDPKDKQGAGDQGLMFGYACEDTPELMPLPIFLAHRLSQRLTEVRKSGELDYLRPDGKTQVTIDYDGDRAVRLDTVVLSTQHSAEIDHERQLPADIKAHVFEPVMAALKESGVELDTSDYRTLINPTGKFVIGGPMGDAGLTGRKIIVDTYGGMARHGGGAFSGKDPSKVDRSAAYAMRWVAKNVVAAGLAGRCEVQVAYAIGAAQPVGLYIETFGTEKVPVDKIQAAVNAVFDLRPLAIVEELDLLRPIYAPTAAYGHFGRTEAAGYDNPFPWEQTTKVEALQAAVR
- the rpoZ gene encoding DNA-directed RNA polymerase subunit omega — encoded protein: MSGTQANPIGITNPPIDDLLTKADSKYALVIYGAKRARQINAYYSQLQEGLLEYIGPLVDAQVHDKPLSIALREINEGLLTKEATPEEGAAPAAPVAEAPVDEA
- the gmk gene encoding guanylate kinase gives rise to the protein MSSPRLTVLAGPTAVGKGTVAAWIREHHPEVWLSVSATTRPPRPGEVDGVHYCFISGDDFADMVTRGEMLEWAVVHGRASYGTPRGPVDDALEAGRLPLLEIDLQGARQVRASMPDARFVFLAPPSWEELVGRLEGRGTETAEERAVRLETAKVELAAQGEFDHVIVNDDIRRAAEELVSLMRSTT
- the mihF gene encoding integration host factor, actinobacterial type — translated: MSVPSLSAQQRARALEQAAEARRQRSLLRDRLKHGRTTLAEALAAADDDPVLSRTRVATVLESLPGVGPARARRVMDELDIADSRRLRGLGPRQRAALLERFT
- the coaBC gene encoding bifunctional phosphopantothenoylcysteine decarboxylase/phosphopantothenate--cysteine ligase CoaBC, encoding MRIVLGVAGGIAAYKAALLLRLLTEGGHEVTVVPTEAALRFVGAPTWEALSGRPVQTDVWSNITDVPHVRLGQTADLVVVAPATADLLAKAAHGLAGDLLTNVLLTARCPVVMAPAMHTEMWEHAATRANVATLRERGVTVVEPDSGRLTGADTGPGRLPEPEVIHAAAMAAVEASASSPTRDLEGRRVLISTGGTREPLDPVRYLGNRSSGKQGLALAETAAARGARVTLVAANLDLPVPDGITVVPVQTALELETEMTARATEHDVVVMVAAVADFRPAEYAESKIKKTHDPADPDAAPTIRLVRNPDILAGLVAARGEASSPIIVGFAAETGDATGSVLELGRAKLARKGCDLLVVNEVGVDKTFGADETTVHVLTRGSAGAVDIGPASKSVVSHGIWDVVVGSTVAD